The DNA segment TTTCCCCCAGTCTGCACAGTGCAATTCTGTCCTGGGGGCTACTTCCAAAGCTTCACCTCCCTTTAGGCCTTGGAATTAAAGGTCTTTCTGTTTGCCACCAGTGCTTATGTGTTGTGGCACATTATGGGATTTTCCTACTTTGGCAGTGTTTTGAGACAGTTCATTGTGCCCTTCAAGTCcttccatgtgcacacacacaccccactcTCACCAGTGTCTGGCCCTCCAAAGAACACAAGCCCTGATGATTTGGAGCTCCCACTCCAGTGGTTGGCACTTGGAGCTCCCTCCGTacccagagctcagagctccctTGTGCCAGAAAGTTTAAAGAGACTGTGCCTCATTCTGCCAAGACAACCCTTGGAAAAAGGtgtccctctgtgtttcctgggatAAGAGCACTCTATTGTCATCTTCCAAAACCTTGGAGAGGTCCCAGACATCTCCCAGGAAGGAATTTGGGGCCTCAGGCACATGACCCATATATAGAGGCTGAGGACTCAGGGGTCAGTGGTGTGAAGATTGAGGACAGTAGAGGAGTAGCCTGACAGGTCTGGAAGGGGGGTGTCAGAGCTGGtggagcttttcttcctttcagaaaacagCCTAAGAAAGAACTAGTGCCACCAAGGACAGCTGGGGTGGCCTAGACTGGTGACAAAAAGTCAGAAATTTCCCTCTGAGGTCAGTGTTGTGGTGCGATATGTCACAAAGAAGGAGTCTGGATGAGCCCAgggctttgtgtgtgcaggaagagccagggaggacgcagagatgtcagtgcaggaaggtgccagccaggtggggcagccggggggatgacgacagcctgcagggaaaggggcagggcatggacaccgtaggacagcctgggctggagaggagacagggagggggagatgctgaaaggccctgacacagccaccttctgcaggcctttggccatggctgctgtctgtgcccctgaggccaggaggaggggagtggcccttgcagccctggggcctcctggcctccttgtccctgctccgcagcctggcaggtgccaccccatggtcctgcccttggcattgcacatccaacatcccagtgccccaggaagagccctgaggaatgaggcagggacAGCATCTGCCTtcctgggggctgggggtcaggTCTTGGCCCTTTGGATTAAGAAAACAAGTCAAGGTTTGTTCAGTATCAGAGCCACCTTTCCTTTACTTGTCCATCCTTGTCATCACTGgctgcagttttctgctctaGCTGGAACGTGGGGACATGTTCTCAGTTGTGTCCCTCAAGTGAGACTCATTAGCACTACAAGAAACTTTAGAGTTTCAATCTCATTTTGATTTCTTGAAAAGTTGTTTGAACTTCCTCTCAGGGACTGAGTCTCATGTAAACAACATCAAATCCCCTGAGGGTCATgaaatgcctggggctgttgctgtgttGCTGAGCTGGGAcgggctcctggcacagagAGATCTCCtggcaagcaagaagagcttcaaagagacagctctgctggtgagcagctcctctgcacagcccagcagggctgagggcactgcctgcagcacccagggcacaggagagaaggcagagagatgagaggcagcctgggctggcaggtgACTGAGCTCTCACTACAGGAGAAACCTTCCCAGGATTTGAAGGAAGAATTCTCTGGCTGTAGGAAAGTTCAACTTGCCTTCCTGGAGGCATCTCCTAAAGCTggcacatcccacagcttccAGGATCTTTCAGCAGGACTCTGccagttgctgcagtgcaggggaagtggccatatggcagagcagggcaggagctgcaggcagcaagggcagagaggagaagggagcaggaggttgaagggatcctgggctgggaggacagggcagagctgctcagggcaggaaccttgccagccctttgccagggtcaggctgtggctgcagagcagtgcaggtgaGTTGCTGCaagtgcctctgccagctgccaaatggcagcagtggcaggagctgtcaggatggctctgctggatttgctggggtgcagcaggagaagctgctgcagagcaggacttgctGCTGCCCCCTCAGAGGCCCAGGGCCAGAAGGTTCCCTGTggagggctggctgtggggtgggaaggtgggggtgcagccaggggtgcccagggctgtggggcagagcagggtcctgcccccagggctctgtgtgctggggcagggactctgctgctTGCCAGGGTCAGCTCTCAGCCGGCCAAGGAGCTGCACgggctgggggagaagggctgtggggaaggaacaactcctggcagggcagagcagggcagagtcCTTCTGATCTCCACAGtgggctgcagggatgagggCTGGTCACAGCTCCAGATCAAAGCAGGAAATTCCCAGAAGGTATTGGCAagaggcacagacagacagggGGTACCTTCAAGAGAATGAACCAGTTCTTTCAGTGTTATACTCTGGGTTGTCTGGGTGCTGACTGCAACAGGGGAATGAATCTCTGAGCACAGGAGGAGACACTGAAACTGGAACTCTGTTCGATTAGAGGGGATTGAACCTGAGAGTATCAGACATCAAAACTGTCTTATAGACACATCAGTGTCACTTTTCCATCCTCCTCAGGGTTTCTCTGTCATTGCCATCAGAGCCTGCCCAGGCAGAGATGTCCCTGGGCAGcgccctgtgctgctgggagggctctgcagggcagagctgagcccccagggctgggatgggctctggcagcactgccagggtcCAGCCTtgtgcccagggaagcagctgctggcagggacagctccaggcagcagagccctgggcagggagtggggggCAAATGCCCCCAAGGCCTGGGGGAGGGGGTGttcaggcagctctgggggcccttccctgcagctctaCTGGGCACTGTGTGCTGGGCCATAGAAATGAGGATTCCTGCAGTGGAAAAGAACCTTCCCCAGATGTgacaataaaaatagaaaacatagGTACAATTATTCTAACTTCAGACTAAGCTTCTGCTCTGCAGGCTCAGCTCTTCTGAGTCATGAGTGTAGACATGGAACTTTGGTATTCAAGGTCTGTTACATCTGACATTCCTTGTGTGTGTGAGAGCTCTACCAAAAAATTCCatgtcccactgcagcagagcaaaccGGACTCCTTGGCAGTGCATTTGGTGACATTTGacacattaatttcttttagaaatggaGTTGCTTTTTCACAGTGGTCTGCCTTAACTGTTCcctgtcctttcttttttgaaCAGACCCTGTGCTAAGAAGCAGCaaatgtccaacagcagctccctcacccagttcctcctcctggcattggCAGACaggcgggagctgcagctcctgcacttctggctcttcctggccatctccctggctgccctcctggccaacggcctcatcctcagcgctGTAGCCTgtgaccaccacctgcacacccccatgggcttcttcctgctcaacctctccctcacagacctgggctgcatctgcaccactgtccccaaagccatgcacaattccTTCTGGGGTACAAGGACCATCTCTTACTCAGGATGTGTTGCACAGGTCTTTCTGCTTGTCTTCTTTCTTGGAGCAGAATAttccctcctcaccatcatgtgctacgaccgctacgttgccatctgcaaacccctgcactacgggaccctcctgggcagcagagcttgtgcccacatggcagcagctgcctgggccactggctttctcaattctctgctgcacacagtcaatacattttccctgcccctgtgccagggtaatgccctgggccagttcttctgtgaaatcccacacatcctcaagctctcctgctcacactccAACATCAGGGAAGTGGGCCTTGTTGGGGTTAgtgcttctttttgttttggttgtttcattttcattgttttctcctatgtgcagatcttcagggctgtgctgaggatcccctctcagcagggacggtacaaagccttttccacctgcctccctcacctggtCGTGGTCTCCCTGTTTAtcagcactgcagcattttcaaatctgaagcccccctccatctcctccccatccctggatctggccctgtcagttctgtactcagtggtgcctccagcactgaaccccTTCATCTACAGCCTCAGGAATCATGAAATGACAGACTCTTTGAGGAAACTGGTAGCTACATTTATAGGCAAAAATAAAGTgtgtcttttcttctgcagaacatTCCAAACGTAACTCATTGCAATCTAAGccctttttctcctctataTCCCTTTTATCATCAGTGTATTTCCTTAtcctttttctacttttctacTATTATCCACAAATCAATGGCATTGCTCATGGGATTTCTACATCAATATCTACAATTCTTCTGTAATTCAAAGACTTTCAAAAGGCTTGTTCTCTGTACATTTGAGTAGAATAAAGTTCCCTACCCTGACCTGTGTGTCCAAAATGCTTCCTCAGCCCttctctggagctgcaggggcagtGCCTGTGAGCAGAACTGGAGGGAAGAgactcccagcacagcagcacaaccAGGGACGAGGGCACTTGCTCCTTCCACATCTGCTCTTTCCAACTCCACACTGTCCTTCCCTTGCTGTGGGTGCAAGGCCTGAGTGCTCTGGCAGCTTGGGCACAGTCCTGCTGCGTGTCCATGCTGGGatcacaggcagggacaggccctgggcactgctggcacagagctgggctccaCACCAGCACCTCCATCAGCAAAGGGCATCtcctgagggcagggcaggaaggcttCAGGCTATTCCTCCACAGTCCCTGTCAGCAAAGTGCTCCAGGAATGCCCTGGCAAAGCAAATGCCAGTGCCCAGCTGAGAGTGGGAGTGTGCAGGGTGGGGGCACACAGCAGTGTCCTTGCACAGccagagctcctggcacagccctgagggaccagcagagcaggggctgggctgtgtcttTGTTCCAGGGACAGCCTGGGAAGGTGCCCCAGGGCCACTGTCACAGAGCAGGCCCTgcaacccccattcccagctcGGGCCTCTCACCCCACCTGCAAGAGGTTGGTTGTCCCTCCATGGAGGGACATCAAGGGACCAAGTCAGAAGTCCACGTTTGCTTTGCACTGAGGACACTTCAGCATGTCTGCTCCGTCCCTGTCCTGCCTTCTGGcctgtccctttccctgcccagcaggaaAGCAGCCCGGCTGGGCAGCATTgcccctgtgcaggcaggaagggctctgcaggcaggagtGGCATTGCCCTCCAGCAGAGGCACTTCTGCCCTTTCTcaaagcacagagcacagctgggcacTGGGATGCAGCCAGAGGCACCCACAGCTCCATGAGTCACCCTCTGAGCTACCTTTATTCCATGAAGTTGCACAGTGTCCCTTGGTTCCATTTTTCCACAAGTTTTCCCAGTGTCACAATAGCCCCATAGGGTTCCCCAGTGTCCCAAGGTCCATTTGGCTCCAAAAAGGCCATGTagtgtcacagtggccccttgaTTTTATGAGATTCCACtgtgtcccagggttcctttgctTCCATGAAGCACCACAGTGACAACAATCATTCCTGGGTTCCATGAAGTTCCAAAATGTTTCAGGGTTCCTTTTGTTCCACAAGGCCCCAAATGTTAAATggtcccttggttccatgagatttCACAGTGTCCCTGTGTTCCTTGGtttccatgaggccctgcagtgtcccaaTAGCCTCTTAATTCCATGAGTGTCATCACAAAGCTGACCCCGTCCAGATGCATGTTTTGGGGAGGTAAAGAGGAGCTAGgctaaaagggaaaaaataaatggggaaggaaagaggggctTGGCCAATGGAGAAGAAAGATTTTGATGAGATAAAAACAAGTTTGGGTCATTCTGAGGGTGCTGAAAGACTAACTGTGCAAACACTCCTGATGGACCTTTACCCTCTTTGTACCCTCAAGCCCCAACAATATCCAAAAGTGCTGCCACCCCCAAGGAGAGGAATCCACTTCTCTAATCCCAGCCTCAACCTGACCTCAAAGGTAAAGCCCAAACCCAGAACTCCAGACTCTTATTTGTACTCCAATGCCCACCCCAATCCCAAACCAGTATTACCAGTATGAAAAGCCAAGCTTTAATCCTGACTCAGCCCAAAACCCTCTTCCCCTGATCATGAACCAGACACTGCCAGCAGAACAACAAACCTCCCAAAGTTCTGCCTCGTCCTGACCCTGAGTTCTAAACCCCAAGCCCTGACCATTCAGCACCCCCACAGCCCTTGGGAGCAGGGTAAGGACCTGGAGGACCCAGAGCAGGCCCAGGGGGTTGGCAGAGGAATGGGAGGTGATCTggatctgctcagctctgcagtgacccccaggagaagggcctgggctctgggagggatgtcctgtggcacaggggctcAGGATCCAAGTTCAGAAGGCCAAGTGCACATggcaacagccagagctggtgcagagacatcagggagGGTCTAGAAATactgctgggaggggggtgggaaagcaggaggggggTGTAcagcctgcaaggccagagcagcagcagggccagggcaggacagcctgcaggagagatggccaagggctctggcagggctgcaaggcccaaaggcacccaggcctttgtccccttgcctctggcagctgcctctgccactcaggccACCACAACCAACTTGCCTGGCAGGTTCTGCCCTTGGATTCTGCCTcgcccctccctcagcagcctggcaggggttgcccagTGTTTGGcctttgttgttcctccccctcccatcccagtgccccccaaagagccctgagccagccgggagggacaggatctgctgggacggggcctggggctcaggccttggcctttgtgctccacaaaaccaaggcaggctttgctcagcagtgcaggggcctgcccagagcctttgtctgtctgcactcctggcctccaaggagctgctccaaggagtccctggggaggttttggcagtgcctgccctcagtggggcccagcaatgcttcaaggCACTTGCACTTTggcttctgacttcttcagcaCCTGCTTCGGTCTTCTCTCAGTGTGATCTCAGGATCAtgggctgggctgcaaacacaccgTGGGGCTCATTAAATTCCAGAAATCCCTCAGgatctctttgtcttcctttaattgtcttcaaggcaatttcaaaacaagtcttccaagtttgtattttttttgttttaattcaattATGGATATTTTGTAGTTCAGAGAAGAGGTGATAGAGGTGTTCTGCAAGTGATCTTGATGCTGAGTGACTCCTCAGGAGATCCACACTGACCCTGAATGATCAACCTTGCTCCTCACCCCCCAACCTCACCAGTTCTGACATGGCCCATCTTGGACTGACAGCTGATGCAGCTCCAAACACACTGTGGGACcattaaaacacaggaaaacaaattatttccctttctcttaATTGTCTTCAAGTCATCAAGACTTCTACAGCTAATTGAGTTGTTTTGTAGTTTAGCTaaggaggaagattttaaagtggaCATCAAGAAAAAGATATATATTTCTATGAAAGGGAATGATTTACACAGAGCCTTGGGTTGCAGGAGGGTCAGGGTGCAAAGGATTTAGACACAAAGATAAGGGGGCAAAAGAGATTAGTAGCACTTAATCATTGACCAATTGAACAATTATCAACTGGTTCAGTAGCATTTGCTacaattttaacagtgactgaatTATAGATTCCCAAGAACAAGCTTCACACCACAGTCAATTCACACCCACACCCAGGCAGAGTTGTGTGGACACATCAATAGCTGGATGTGCAAAGGTTCCTCTCCCAAATTCTCCTTGTTGTCAGGGAAAcactcccccaaatccctttgtgtttcccacCAGACAAGGGGCACAGCTGAAGGAGTGTTTGTGGAGGGGGATCAGAATTGTCCTGGCCATCAGCGAGGGTCTTTGGAGTGTTGCAAACTGGAGGGTTCccgagctgggagaggctgccagaggtgtcccactgagagggaggtgctggggagctgccagggcctccctcagccctgctggttGTGGGCTCCCAAGGTGACTGGCTTGAGTtatctgctgaatttccatcctGGTGTCAGGAATGACTGGAGTTTCCAAAATATTTGGGAATTGTATCCAAACTGTTCCATTTGAGCTGTGATTCAGGCAGGGAATATTCCAAGGCTTTCATGGGATGACCGATTATCCTGTGTTCCCCAAGTTTTCTACTCTGGATTGTTCCCACCTGTATCATCCAGGAGCACCTGGTCCAGTTCAGGGACACTTCACCACACCCCTGGTCCAGTCCAGGGGCTCTTCAGCTGGTTTGGTCAAGGCTTGTCAGGAGCTCCTGAGATCATACTCATAAGAAGGATGGGGACAGGCTTAGTTGTAATAAGACAAGTGATAATGGTTTTCAACTAAAAAAGAGCAGATTTGAACTTgatataaagaaagaaattttttacactgagggtggtgaaacactggcacaggtcaCCCAGGGAGGTCATAGATGCCCCAcccttggaaacattcaaggccaagTTAGaaagggctctgagcaacctgatctagttgaacatgtccctgttcattgcaggggggttggactagatgacctaTAAAGGTCCCATCTGACTCAAACTATTTAGGGTTCTTTCTTATCCTGCAGAGCCAAGGCTGACAAGGATCCCACAGGTTTCAGACCCAGCTGAGCATCCCCTTTGATGGCCCATCTGGCAGCTCTGctaaaaagctgctgcaaagaacCTCCAGACCTAAAGGAGCTTTtgtgctgggctcagctgtggctctcagggctgggggttggCTTTTggctgccaggtgcccaccaaggctctctctcccttctcctcctctccccttggTGCCTGCATGGTTGTTTCTCCCACAtttctctcactcctctctgGGTTACAGCACCCTGGATTTTATCCTTTCTCCAAAGGGTGATCACAGAGGTGCCTCTGGAATTGCTTTTTGGCTCAGCTTTGGGCACTGACTGGGCCATTCTGGAGTCACCTGAAACTGGCTCTCTCTGACCCAGAGTCAACTCTTGATCTCCTCTTCCCTAAGGGAaacctgcagccccctccctgctACCAAACCTGATCCACAGGGTCATTCAAGTGCCCAGGAATAGAGGAGCTCATTGATCCCATTATTCCTCAGGCTGGTTAAACAAGACTTTGTCCTCTTCCTGTCCCTGACTGCAGGTTCTTtgtgtcagagcagagctgggctggacctcagccctgctttgctccagagcctgctggggtgggggcagaTGGCAATGGAAGAGttgggttggactggatg comes from the Chiroxiphia lanceolata isolate bChiLan1 chromosome W unlocalized genomic scaffold, bChiLan1.pri scaffold_57_arrow_ctg1, whole genome shotgun sequence genome and includes:
- the LOC116781546 gene encoding olfactory receptor 14J1-like, producing MSNSSSLTQFLLLALADRRELQLLHFWLFLAISLAALLANGLILSAVACDHHLHTPMGFFLLNLSLTDLGCICTTVPKAMHNSFWGTRTISYSGCVAQVFLLVFFLGAEYSLLTIMCYDRYVAICKPLHYGTLLGSRACAHMAAAAWATGFLNSLLHTVNTFSLPLCQGNALGQFFCEIPHILKLSCSHSNIREVGLVGVSASFCFGCFIFIVFSYVQIFRAVLRIPSQQGRYKAFSTCLPHLVVVSLFISTAAFSNLKPPSISSPSLDLALSVLYSVVPPALNPFIYSLRNHEMTDSLRKLVATFIGKNKVCLFFCRTFQT